One genomic segment of Clostridium saccharoperbutylacetonicum N1-4(HMT) includes these proteins:
- a CDS encoding sensor histidine kinase: MKTKKAFKSIFLKTALMFFTFYFIVAIVFTGIYYKSKVDENNTKFAYMQSVLQDRISDNINNIEYERLSENRNGLWWNDGKSENALNKDINNLAIINGEVSHFTSGFSKEMFSRTDLYNEDFNIIADSRNLLWIGREEIEKSKSDHCYVSRYIDLDKYFSEDEEIELFKYQNPNNSQGYFIKGQGYINGTEIIPEVLEIYKGSNDGPVTADEGIENGEKIKTYNFNVEGVQGLKKVDISDYFNPNWEIHYNSDIYNTANSSDLYKKIFQRYNNLKEPKGAEIKALVDENGHLNVRNNINKTFWKVNYDYINNLNINNHNYYLGLKADYYPWEDIIPKAIPLYLVSFIMVLAMTIILTKALYKTYEKQEMIEKNRRELTSAIAHELKTPLGIIRTYGEGLKEKIAEDKRDKYLDVIIDETYKMDKIVLEMLDLSKMEAKAYELKIEEFCINKLIEEILKKHEKIFDEKNIHINYSADKVYNLSADYMLIERVVNNLISNAVYHTEENKTISIILNNNTFNIENEGQHIPKDKINLIWDTFYRADSSRDRSERRTGIGLAIVKNILQLHSLSYGLENSEIGVKFWFKFSSV, encoded by the coding sequence ATGAAAACTAAAAAGGCATTTAAAAGTATATTTTTAAAGACAGCTCTTATGTTTTTTACGTTTTACTTTATTGTTGCAATCGTGTTTACTGGAATATACTATAAATCGAAAGTAGATGAAAATAATACAAAATTTGCGTATATGCAAAGTGTTTTGCAAGATAGAATATCTGATAATATAAATAATATTGAATATGAAAGATTATCAGAAAATAGAAATGGACTTTGGTGGAATGATGGAAAAAGTGAAAATGCTTTAAATAAAGATATAAATAATCTAGCTATAATAAATGGAGAAGTATCACATTTTACATCAGGTTTTAGTAAGGAGATGTTTTCTAGAACGGATTTATATAATGAAGATTTTAATATAATAGCTGATTCAAGAAATTTGTTGTGGATAGGAAGAGAAGAAATTGAAAAATCTAAGAGCGATCATTGTTATGTAAGTAGATATATTGATTTAGATAAGTATTTTTCAGAGGATGAAGAAATAGAATTATTCAAATATCAAAACCCAAATAATTCTCAAGGATATTTTATTAAAGGTCAGGGGTATATTAATGGGACTGAAATTATACCAGAAGTGTTAGAGATTTATAAAGGAAGCAATGATGGTCCAGTAACTGCAGATGAAGGGATAGAAAATGGAGAAAAAATTAAAACATATAATTTTAATGTAGAAGGAGTACAGGGATTAAAAAAAGTAGATATAAGTGATTATTTTAATCCTAATTGGGAGATTCATTATAATAGTGATATTTATAATACAGCAAATAGCAGTGATTTATATAAGAAAATTTTTCAAAGATATAACAATTTAAAAGAGCCAAAAGGAGCGGAAATAAAAGCTCTAGTTGATGAGAATGGACATCTTAATGTTAGGAATAATATTAATAAAACATTCTGGAAAGTTAATTACGATTATATTAATAACTTAAACATTAATAATCATAATTATTATTTGGGATTAAAGGCAGACTATTACCCATGGGAGGATATAATTCCAAAAGCTATACCATTGTATTTAGTTTCATTTATAATGGTTCTCGCTATGACAATAATTTTAACAAAGGCTTTATACAAGACATATGAAAAGCAGGAAATGATAGAGAAAAATAGACGAGAACTTACAAGTGCTATAGCTCATGAATTAAAAACTCCTCTGGGAATTATAAGGACTTATGGAGAAGGTCTTAAAGAAAAGATAGCAGAAGATAAAAGGGACAAGTATTTAGATGTAATAATAGATGAAACCTATAAGATGGATAAGATAGTTTTAGAAATGCTGGATTTATCTAAAATGGAAGCTAAAGCATATGAGCTAAAAATAGAAGAGTTTTGTATAAATAAGCTGATAGAAGAAATTTTAAAAAAGCATGAAAAGATATTTGATGAGAAGAACATTCATATAAATTATTCGGCAGATAAAGTATATAATTTAAGTGCTGACTATATGCTTATAGAGAGAGTTGTAAATAATCTGATTTCTAATGCTGTATATCATACGGAAGAAAACAAAACAATAAGTATAATATTAAATAATAATACTTTTAATATTGAAAATGAAGGTCAGCATATTCCAAAAGATAAAATAAATTTAATATGGGATACTTTTTATAGAGCTGATAGCTCAAGGGATAGAAGTGAAAGAAGAACAGGTATTGGATTAGCTATAGTTAAAAATATTTTACAGCTTCATAGTTTAAGTTATGGTTTAGAAAACTCAGAGATTGGAGTAAAGTTTTGGTTCAAATTTTCTAGTGTTTAG
- a CDS encoding response regulator transcription factor has translation MAYKILLVEDEKRMQEIIKDYFEIKECEVVCANDGIEALEVMESESFDLVLLDIMMPKLDGFSVCERIRKEKLEGSLNSSDIPIIFITAKSDEDDNLYGYKLGADDYITKPFSLKVLYAKCISLIKRSKGIMLEDKLYADEICLECKTHRVYVDNEEISLPKMEYDLLYYFIVNKNRIIEREQLLIKFWGYDFDGNDRVLDTHIKKLRRALGESAHHLHTIIKVGYKFEVRKDEN, from the coding sequence TTGGCTTATAAGATTCTATTGGTGGAAGATGAAAAAAGGATGCAAGAGATAATCAAAGACTATTTTGAAATAAAAGAATGTGAGGTGGTTTGTGCAAATGATGGAATTGAAGCTTTGGAAGTAATGGAAAGTGAGAGTTTTGATTTAGTGTTACTAGATATTATGATGCCTAAGCTAGATGGTTTTTCAGTTTGTGAAAGAATTCGAAAAGAGAAGTTGGAAGGTTCTTTAAATAGCAGTGATATACCTATTATTTTTATCACAGCAAAAAGTGATGAAGATGACAATCTTTATGGCTATAAACTAGGAGCTGATGATTATATTACTAAACCATTCTCATTAAAGGTATTGTATGCTAAATGCATTTCTTTGATTAAAAGATCAAAAGGAATAATGTTAGAGGACAAGCTTTATGCAGATGAGATTTGTTTGGAATGCAAAACTCATAGAGTTTATGTAGATAACGAAGAAATCTCGCTTCCTAAGATGGAATATGATTTACTTTATTATTTCATTGTGAATAAAAATAGGATTATAGAAAGGGAACAGCTATTAATTAAGTTTTGGGGATATGATTTTGATGGAAATGATAGAGTACTGGATACACATATTAAAAAGCTAAGAAGGGCATTGGGAGAAAGTGCACATCATTTACATACGATCATAAAAGTTGGATATAAATTTGAGGTGAGGAAGGATGAAAACTAA
- a CDS encoding RluA family pseudouridine synthase, producing the protein MSILEKHVDKIEQGTKIREYLKTELGLSTRLIRSASINQKIFVNDKVVKMNRVLNPGEIIKIDLAKDESQDIAPEKMDIDIVYEDEDILVVNKKPFMVVHPTKSYQSGTLANGVINYFMESGQNYIVRLVSRLDMNTSGLIIIAKNQFSHGMLSKEMTENKVEKRYLAIVHGIMKEKQGTIDLPIYKPEGIEMGTRRVIDERGQRSITHYKVVEEFKAASLVECKLETGRTHQIRVHLGHLGHSIYGDVLYGDGDNEGDLIKRQALHAYGLNFKSPRSGEELALRAELPEDMKELISKLR; encoded by the coding sequence ATGAGTATTTTAGAAAAGCATGTTGATAAAATAGAACAAGGAACTAAAATAAGAGAATATTTAAAAACAGAACTTGGATTATCTACAAGATTAATTAGAAGTGCATCTATTAATCAAAAGATATTTGTTAATGATAAAGTTGTAAAGATGAATAGAGTGCTAAATCCTGGAGAAATAATAAAAATTGATTTAGCAAAAGATGAAAGTCAAGATATAGCTCCAGAAAAAATGGATATAGATATAGTGTATGAAGATGAAGATATATTGGTGGTTAATAAGAAGCCTTTTATGGTGGTTCATCCTACAAAAAGCTATCAAAGTGGAACGCTTGCTAATGGAGTTATTAATTATTTTATGGAAAGTGGCCAAAACTATATAGTTCGACTAGTTTCTAGATTAGATATGAATACTTCAGGTCTTATAATTATTGCAAAAAATCAATTTTCTCATGGAATGTTATCAAAAGAGATGACTGAAAATAAAGTGGAGAAAAGATATTTAGCAATAGTCCATGGAATAATGAAAGAAAAGCAAGGGACAATTGATCTCCCTATATATAAACCAGAAGGAATTGAAATGGGGACTCGCAGGGTTATAGATGAAAGAGGTCAAAGAAGCATAACTCACTATAAAGTTGTAGAAGAATTTAAAGCTGCAAGCTTAGTGGAATGCAAGCTTGAAACTGGAAGAACTCATCAGATAAGAGTTCATTTAGGCCATTTAGGACACTCTATATATGGGGATGTGTTATATGGAGATGGAGATAATGAAGGAGATTTAATTAAGAGGCAGGCATTACATGCATATGGCTTAAACTTCAAATCACCAAGAAGTGGAGAAGAACTGGCACTTAGAGCAGAACTTCCAGAGGATATGAAAGAATTGATTAGCAAATTAAGATAG
- a CDS encoding LCP family protein, translating into MRRRQKSKNKILWFLNIFRKDNDSVSVKEKIALGVISLIITFIIFSMLSGAYALMKIGSKSMPSSTKAASDKPVNILILGTDIGNVKQVDNQGDKRTDTIMVANYNPQNKTLHIVSIPRDTLINVNGKNAKINAAYEIGGYQKIKSEVENILNVNINYMVKIDYNAFDEIIDAIGGVDMEIDRNMIYDDEAQNLHINFKAGETAHLDGKKAEEFFRWRKNNDGSGFANGDLDRIENQHKFISSVVSKCTSPLIIFRMPGIMSAIGNNVETNMSSFEVLSYGTKFMGLKKDNVIMSTIAGTPKTLNGQSYLIFDKNANKSLLSSLASSEVPSSLKNLTSSESKSDIKIKIINGTKTSGLAAKAAEKLKNAGYTKVDTGNGEASEKSVVLSNDSENVNEIKQVLNINEVDKKENKAEYNDYDVIIVLGKKNN; encoded by the coding sequence ATGAGGAGAAGACAGAAAAGTAAAAATAAAATTTTATGGTTTTTAAATATATTTAGAAAAGACAATGATTCTGTGTCAGTAAAAGAAAAAATAGCTCTTGGAGTAATATCACTTATAATAACATTTATTATATTCTCAATGCTGTCAGGTGCATATGCACTAATGAAGATTGGTAGTAAATCAATGCCAAGCAGTACAAAGGCAGCATCAGATAAACCAGTAAATATTTTGATTTTAGGAACAGATATAGGAAACGTAAAGCAGGTTGATAATCAAGGAGACAAGCGGACAGATACTATAATGGTTGCTAATTATAATCCACAAAATAAAACCTTACATATTGTATCAATTCCAAGAGATACTTTAATAAATGTAAATGGCAAAAATGCTAAAATAAATGCGGCTTATGAAATTGGAGGGTATCAAAAGATTAAATCAGAAGTCGAAAACATATTGAATGTAAATATAAATTATATGGTTAAAATTGATTACAATGCCTTTGATGAAATTATTGATGCCATTGGAGGGGTTGATATGGAAATTGATAGAAATATGATTTATGATGATGAAGCTCAAAATTTACATATTAATTTTAAAGCAGGAGAAACAGCTCATTTAGATGGAAAGAAAGCAGAAGAATTCTTTAGGTGGAGAAAGAATAATGATGGAAGTGGATTTGCCAATGGTGATTTAGATAGAATAGAAAATCAGCATAAATTTATATCAAGCGTTGTTAGTAAGTGTACAAGTCCTCTAATAATATTCAGAATGCCAGGCATAATGTCAGCGATAGGTAATAATGTAGAAACTAATATGTCATCTTTTGAGGTGTTAAGCTATGGTACTAAATTTATGGGGTTAAAAAAAGATAATGTGATAATGAGTACAATTGCAGGAACACCAAAGACTCTAAATGGACAATCATATTTGATTTTTGATAAGAATGCAAATAAAAGTTTATTATCATCACTTGCATCATCAGAAGTACCATCATCTTTAAAGAATTTAACTTCAAGTGAATCAAAGAGTGATATTAAGATAAAAATAATAAATGGAACTAAAACTAGTGGTTTAGCTGCTAAGGCGGCAGAAAAGTTAAAGAATGCTGGATATACAAAGGTTGATACTGGAAATGGCGAAGCAAGTGAAAAAAGCGTTGTACTTTCAAATGATAGCGAAAATGTAAATGAAATAAAGCAAGTTTTAAACATTAATGAAGTTGATAAGAAGGAAAACAAGGCTGAATATAATGATTACGATGTGATTATAGTTTTAGGAAAGAAAAATAATTAA
- the yqeK gene encoding bis(5'-nucleosyl)-tetraphosphatase (symmetrical) YqeK, which translates to MLSIEEMKIYLKENLMEKRYIHTLGVAETAKKLAKLNGVSEEKAEIAGLAHDVAKNLSIEKMKNIIEQNGIILSKIEENNPSLWHSIIAHIEAKDKLKIEDEEILDAIRWHTTGKENMSTLTKIIYIADMIEPGRKFEGVEELRKVTFEDLDKGVYAGLNGSLKVLLVSNLLIDDNTIKARNYFLFNSNVKA; encoded by the coding sequence TTGTTATCTATAGAAGAAATGAAAATATATCTTAAGGAAAATTTAATGGAGAAACGTTATATTCATACTTTAGGAGTAGCAGAGACAGCAAAAAAATTAGCAAAATTAAATGGCGTTTCTGAAGAAAAAGCTGAAATTGCAGGTCTTGCACATGATGTTGCAAAAAATTTATCTATAGAAAAAATGAAAAATATAATAGAACAGAATGGAATTATTTTATCAAAAATAGAAGAGAATAATCCTAGCTTATGGCATAGTATAATAGCTCACATAGAAGCAAAAGATAAGTTGAAAATTGAAGATGAAGAAATTTTAGATGCAATAAGATGGCATACTACAGGAAAAGAAAATATGTCAACCTTAACTAAAATTATATACATAGCAGATATGATTGAACCAGGCAGGAAGTTTGAAGGAGTAGAAGAACTTAGAAAAGTTACTTTTGAAGATTTAGATAAAGGCGTTTATGCTGGATTAAATGGAAGTTTAAAGGTTTTGTTAGTAAGTAACCTATTAATAGATGACAATACTATAAAGGCAAGAAATTATTTCTTATTTAATAGCAATGTCAAAGCATAG
- the nadD gene encoding nicotinate-nucleotide adenylyltransferase, with protein MKRYGIIGGTFDPIHYAHLYIAYEAKEQLDLDEVIFMPAGKQPFKLNNIVTDSELRYDMVKAAIEPFDNFSVSKYEIDKGGISFTYETLEYFKKKSINEDEESELFFITGADCLLNIEEWKEVEKIFSLATLVVFSRESMSQTEIVNRKKIIEDKFNKKIIYLELNKLEISSTEIRERVSQNKRIDFFVPKKVMDIISENSLYTK; from the coding sequence ATGAAACGTTATGGTATAATAGGTGGGACATTTGATCCTATTCATTATGCACATTTATATATAGCTTATGAAGCTAAAGAACAATTAGATTTAGATGAAGTTATTTTTATGCCAGCAGGAAAACAACCATTTAAACTTAATAATATAGTTACAGATTCAGAATTGAGATATGATATGGTTAAAGCTGCTATAGAGCCTTTTGATAATTTTTCTGTTTCTAAATATGAAATAGATAAAGGTGGAATTAGTTTTACTTATGAAACCCTAGAATATTTTAAGAAAAAAAGTATTAATGAAGATGAAGAAAGTGAATTGTTTTTTATAACAGGAGCTGATTGTCTGCTTAATATTGAGGAATGGAAAGAGGTTGAAAAAATATTTTCATTGGCAACTCTTGTTGTATTTTCAAGGGAAAGCATGAGTCAAACAGAAATAGTAAATAGAAAAAAAATAATAGAAGATAAATTTAATAAAAAGATAATTTATTTGGAGCTTAATAAATTAGAAATATCTTCAACAGAAATAAGAGAAAGAGTAAGTCAAAATAAGAGAATTGATTTTTTTGTACCTAAAAAGGTAATGGATATTATTTCAGAAAATAGTTTATATACCAAATAA
- the yhbY gene encoding ribosome assembly RNA-binding protein YhbY, whose product MITGKQRAYLRGLANNLTPIFQIGKNGVEENFLIQLKQALEARELIKIKVLENSGLDTRETSDMICKAIKCEGIQAIGNKIVLYKQSSNLKKRKIELPTK is encoded by the coding sequence ATGATAACAGGAAAACAAAGAGCTTATTTAAGAGGCTTGGCTAATAATTTAACACCTATATTTCAAATTGGTAAAAATGGTGTTGAAGAAAACTTTTTAATACAACTTAAGCAGGCATTAGAAGCTAGAGAATTAATAAAAATAAAAGTTCTAGAAAATAGTGGCTTAGATACTAGAGAAACTTCAGATATGATTTGTAAAGCAATTAAATGTGAAGGAATTCAAGCAATTGGAAATAAAATAGTTTTATATAAGCAATCAAGTAATCTTAAAAAAAGAAAAATTGAATTACCAACTAAATAA
- the obgE gene encoding GTPase ObgE: MFIDKAKVFVKSGKGGDGAISFRREKYVPLGGPDGGDGGKGGSIIFQVETGITTLMDFKYKKRFIAEPGENGGGQKCYGKDGQSLYIKVPMGTIIREAESNKIIADLSHKGQELVLLRGGKGGKGNVKFATPTKQAPHYAEPGMPGDELNIVLELKLLADVGLLGFPNVGKSTFLSMTTKAKPKIANYHFTTLNPNLGVVAVNGIEPFVMADIPGIIEGAAEGVGLGIQFLRHIERTRLLIHVVDISGIEGREPFEDFVKINEELKKYSVKLWDRPQIVVANKSDMLYDESVFEDFKKKVQEMGFDKVFKMSAATNEGVEAVMKEAARMLKEIPVKELEIAEDEMYIPEEKRFTYEITVENNAEEGYDVYVVEGTFVDRLLSAVNVNDADSLRYFHKVLRNKGIFDELREMGIKDGDMVRLNDFEFEYVL, from the coding sequence TCATTTAGAAGAGAAAAATATGTACCATTAGGCGGTCCTGATGGTGGTGATGGAGGAAAAGGCGGAAGCATAATTTTCCAAGTTGAGACAGGTATAACTACATTGATGGATTTTAAATATAAAAAGAGATTTATTGCAGAACCAGGTGAAAATGGTGGAGGCCAAAAGTGCTATGGTAAAGATGGTCAAAGTCTTTACATTAAAGTACCAATGGGAACTATCATAAGAGAAGCTGAAAGCAATAAAATAATTGCAGACCTTTCTCATAAAGGTCAAGAATTAGTTCTACTTAGAGGTGGAAAAGGTGGAAAGGGTAATGTTAAATTTGCTACACCTACAAAGCAAGCACCTCATTATGCTGAACCAGGAATGCCAGGAGACGAATTAAACATAGTATTAGAATTAAAGTTACTTGCTGACGTTGGACTTTTAGGCTTCCCTAACGTTGGAAAATCAACATTTCTTTCTATGACAACAAAGGCAAAACCAAAGATTGCAAATTACCACTTCACAACATTAAATCCTAATTTAGGAGTAGTTGCTGTAAATGGCATTGAACCATTTGTAATGGCAGATATTCCAGGAATAATAGAAGGAGCAGCAGAAGGTGTTGGTCTTGGAATACAATTTTTAAGACATATTGAAAGAACAAGACTTTTAATTCATGTAGTTGATATTTCAGGAATTGAAGGAAGAGAACCTTTTGAAGACTTTGTAAAGATCAATGAAGAATTGAAAAAGTACTCTGTTAAGCTTTGGGATAGACCACAAATAGTAGTAGCTAATAAGAGTGATATGCTTTATGATGAAAGCGTATTTGAAGACTTTAAAAAGAAAGTTCAAGAAATGGGCTTTGATAAAGTGTTTAAAATGTCAGCAGCTACAAATGAAGGTGTTGAAGCTGTAATGAAAGAAGCAGCAAGAATGCTTAAAGAAATTCCAGTTAAAGAATTAGAAATTGCAGAAGATGAAATGTATATCCCAGAAGAAAAGAGATTTACTTATGAGATTACCGTTGAAAACAATGCAGAAGAAGGTTATGATGTTTACGTAGTTGAAGGTACATTTGTAGACAGATTATTAAGCGCTGTTAATGTAAATGATGCTGACTCATTAAGATATTTCCATAAAGTTCTTAGAAATAAAGGTATCTTTGATGAACTTAGAGAAATGGGAATTAAAGATGGAGATATGGTAAGATTAAACGACTTTGAATTTGAATACGTACTTTAG